A portion of the Juglans microcarpa x Juglans regia isolate MS1-56 chromosome 1D, Jm3101_v1.0, whole genome shotgun sequence genome contains these proteins:
- the LOC121261328 gene encoding jacalin-related lectin 19, with protein sequence MESEKERANGKKKSLISMGPWGGSGGTSWDDGTYNGVREIKLVYDRCIDSIRVVYNNNRKPFTAEKHGGVGGNKTAEIKLQYPDERLMSVSGHHCPVVRGTSSVIRSLAFKSNKRTFGPFGVEDGTPFTLSMDGGLIVGFNGRSGWYLDAIGFRLSRAQTPPLFQRVLKALHLLTCTRSSATKDDEN encoded by the exons atg GAAAGTGAGAAGGAGCGAGCAAATGGGAAAAAGAAGAGCTTAATATCGATGGGACCATGGGGTGGAAGTGGTGGGACCAGCTGGGACGATGGGACCTACAATGGGGTGAGagaaatcaaactcgtttatgACCGTTGCATCGATTCAATTCGTGTGGTCTATAATAACAATCGTAAGCCTTTCACAGCAGAAAAGCACGGAGGTGTTGGAGGCAATAAAACGGCAGAG ATTAAGCTCCAATACCCAGACGAGAGACTGATGAGTGTGAGCGGGCACCATTGTCCAGTGGTGCGGGGTACGAGCTCGGTGATCCGATCGCTGGCATTCAAAAGCAACAAGAGAACCTTTGGGCCATTTGGGGTGGAAGATGGGACCCCATTTACTTTGTCAATGGATGGAGGATTGATCGTCGGCTTCAATGGCCGGAGCGGTTGGTACCTTGACGCCATTGGCTTCCGTCTTTCCCGTGCCCAAACTCCACCACTCTTTCAAAGGGTTCTCAAGGCCCTTCATCTCCTCACTTGCACTCGTTCTTCGGCCACCAAAGACGACGAAAACTAA
- the LOC121247622 gene encoding F-box/LRR-repeat protein 25-like — MNLITQLPDHIIHYILSLLRNTKDAARTSILSKRWRELWTSFSILKFDQQNIQEEGNLDLRNENFKDFVDNSLKRHLEQKLSIRKLISTLLSRKTLPRSVFAAKTLTGLRLYGCKLNSCGYLKLPHLQKLYMRQVILDQQAISNLISGCPLVEDLRFIHCTGLKDLQVSGLLKLDRFEMHHFHGMEKVEITAPNLLTFWYCGSKSTHCEINLVACASLKRLTLVDANMTDEVFQDRFASFPVLEKLELSKCNQLKNITISSTQITPLITQIIMIIQASFKI, encoded by the exons ATGAATCTGATCACCCAGTTGCCTGATCACATCATCCATTACATCCTCTCTCTCCTTCGTAATACAAAAGATGCAGCTCGAACCAGTATCTTGTCCAAAAGGTGGAGAGAGCTATGGACTTCATTCTCCATTTTGAAATTTGACCAACAGAATATTCAAGAAGAGGGAAATCTGGATTTGAGGAATGAGAACTTTAAGGACTTCGTAGACAATTCTCTGAAGAGACACCTTGAGCAAAAACTAAGTATACGTAAATTG ATCTCCACTTTGTTGTCAAGAAAAACATTGCCCCGATCTGTTTTTGCTGCAAAGACATTAACTGGATTAAGGTTATATGGGTGTAAGTTGAACTCTTGCGGTTATTTAAAGCTTCCACATCTGCAAAAACTTTATATGCGACAAGTCATCCTTGATCAACAGGCAATCAGTAATTTGATCTCTGGCTGCCCTCTGGTTGAGGATTTGAGATTCATACACTGCACAGGTTTGAAAGATCTGCAGGTTTCGGGTCTTCTAAAACTTGATAGGTTTGAGATGCACCATTTCCATGGAATGGAAAAGGTTGAAATTACTGCTCCAAATCTTCTAACATTTTGGTATTGCGGGAGTAAATCCACACACTGTGAAATTAACTTGGTTGCTTGTGCATCTTTAAAAAGATTGACGTTGGTGGATGCCAACATGACAGACGAAGTTTTTCAAGATCGGTTTGCTAGTTTTCCTGTACTTGAAAAATTGGAGCTAAGCAAATGCAATCAATTGAAGAATATAACGATTTCTAGTACACAAATAACCCCCTTAATAACACAAATCATAATGATCATTCAggcttcttttaaaatttaa